CGTTTTACAACGTGTATTCCAAGCGTCTTCTCGAATACTTCAACGGACTTGAGACCCTCTTCTTCAGTTACCTGTCCACGACGGTCTTCAGCCTTCCCGTACTCTTTCTGCTGGAGCCGAACTGCGTGCGTAACCTGTCTCACCTGACCATGACACAGTGGAGCGCATTCGGCTATCTCGCCATCTTCCTCTACGGCGTTTCGATGGTGCTCTTCCTCCGCGCTCTCGAATCGGTGGACACCATCCTCGCATCGGCCTCGCTCTATCTGATGCCGATCTTTGGTGTAGCCCTGGCCTTCGGCATCTTGAGAGAACGCATCGCTCCGCACGCCCTGCTCGGCTCAGGAATCGTGCTCTTTGCGACTCTCATCCTCTTCCGCTACGACTACGCAATCTAGGACCTTCTGATTTAGCTCAATTGTTAATAATTAACATCCTTCCACCCAAGAGGCGGACAGACGACTATGCTCTTATTTTGTGAAGGCTAACCGGCCATACCCCGAAATCGAAAGCCTCCCTTCTCCCCGGAAGGAAGGCGTGGAGAGTGTTAATTATTTTCGGAGGGAGAAGGGCCGTTTTGTCATCTCCACCGATCCCAGCTCACTGGATTCGGAGGCCGTCTACGGATTTCTCTCCGAAGCCAAATGGTGGGGGGCTGATCTCACACCGGAATCACTGCATCGCGCTCTGCGTCATTCGATCTGCTTTTCACTCCTGGAAGAAGATCGTCAGATCGGTATTGCGCGCATCATCACGGATTATGTGACCTACGCCTATCTCTGCGACGTATTTATCATCGAAGAGCGCCGCCGGCAGGGCCTTGGAACCTGGCTGATCCGTTCTGTCCTTGAGCATCCGGATCTGAAATCGCTGAAGCGGGTCTCGCTCATCACCCACGATGCCCAGAGCTTCTATCTCGGCCTCGACTTCCACTTCGCGGCTCATCCCGACTGGTATATGGAACGGTATCTGGACAAGGTCTATCAGCCGTTCAATCTCTGAAATTCAGGCCTCGATCGTGATACCCGGCCGTCTCTGAATGACCCAGAGCAGGATGCCTGCCAGAGCCCATGCCGTGCCGGCAGTCAGTGCGAGACGTCCGAGGTTTCCCCAGAGAAACATGCAGGTGACGAGTCCACCCAACGACAGCAGCATGGGAAACCATTGATGCAACCGGCCGTGACGCCAGCCATAAAGGATGGAGGAAAGATTCACTCCGGCGAAGGCAAGCAGCGCTCCGTAGTTCAGAAGTTCGGTACCAAGCTGATAGCTGAAGCAGAGCGCTCCGACGAAGCAGATCGCGCCAATGAGCAGCACGTTATTTCTTGGAATGCGGTTGCGAGAGTCGACTGCGGCGAAGAATCGGCGCGGCAGCGCTCCATCCTGTCCCATCGCGTAGAGAAGCCGCGCGGCGCCAAGCTGTGAGGCCATACCGGACCCCATATTGGCGAGGAGCAAAGCTCCATTCACGATGAGGAAGAGCACCGGTCCACCGGCCCGGCCGGAGACGTAAACATACGCCGTATCGATATCAGGAAACGCCTGACCGTGTGGCCAGATGATCTGCGCGGCGTAGACCTCGATGGCAGCGAGGATCCCGGTGATGAAACAGGTAAAGACAATGGCTCGAGGAATACTGCGGGCCGGGTCCTTGGCTTCGTCCGTCAGAGTTGAGATGCCGTCAAAACCGATATATGTCAGCACCGCAATCGATG
This genomic window from Terriglobus albidus contains:
- a CDS encoding GNAT family N-acetyltransferase: MESVNYFRREKGRFVISTDPSSLDSEAVYGFLSEAKWWGADLTPESLHRALRHSICFSLLEEDRQIGIARIITDYVTYAYLCDVFIIEERRRQGLGTWLIRSVLEHPDLKSLKRVSLITHDAQSFYLGLDFHFAAHPDWYMERYLDKVYQPFNL
- a CDS encoding APC family permease is translated as MADTLLANQAPAPGLKRALRFRDLVLYGIVLIQPTAPMPSFGIIYQQARGHVVTAVLLAMVAMLFTSISYGRMARVHPHGGSAFLYVGKEIHPSLGYLTGWCLVMDYILNPLICVIWCSRAAMNFIHGVPYVVFVVFFAILFTALNCNGVETSARINALVAALLGAVIVLVLAAAVRWIAMQTHMGMSAFLQPFYDPGTFRMDGLLRGTSIAVLTYIGFDGISTLTDEAKDPARSIPRAIVFTCFITGILAAIEVYAAQIIWPHGQAFPDIDTAYVYVSGRAGGPVLFLIVNGALLLANMGSGMASQLGAARLLYAMGQDGALPRRFFAAVDSRNRIPRNNVLLIGAICFVGALCFSYQLGTELLNYGALLAFAGVNLSSILYGWRHGRLHQWFPMLLSLGGLVTCMFLWGNLGRLALTAGTAWALAGILLWVIQRRPGITIEA